In Fragaria vesca subsp. vesca linkage group LG5, FraVesHawaii_1.0, whole genome shotgun sequence, the genomic stretch TCAAATTCCATAGAATAATTTTCAAATCTGCTCCAGCCGAGTTGCACATTGCATAAAGTGCCTCTATAATAGATTGCACATTCAGCCTTCTTCTTCGTACAATTTCCTGAATCAACAAAAATTTATACCACGCAGTGGGGCTTGTAACAAATAAAATAAAATAAATCACACATTTGTTACCTTAGATATATGAAAGTGAGAAACCCAAGGACTGAAACGCATCTTGCTACCAGATTGTGAGGAGAACCTGATACCAACATTACCACAACAATTAGAAACCGTTAAAGGAGGGGAGGGGGAGAAAGGGAGGGAGAGAAGGGAGGAGAGAGAGAGAGAGAGAGAGAGAGAGAGAGAGAGAGAGAGAGAGAGAGAGAGAGAGAGAGACTAACATTATCATGACAGTAGAAACAATGTCTGAAAAATTGAGCCCCTCCAAATGATTCTTAACTTCTAGGGCTCCATACTCAAAACCGTGCCTATGTCTATCAAGCTTGTCAGATAAAAATAATGACATAGTTTGCTTAGCGCTGCTTCTCTTTGAACCACATTCCAAGATGTTCTGTGCAATTAGAAAACATTGCATATAAGTAAGATTCCTAGAATGACAATACAGATTCTCCAAATTAACTGTCAACTTATAAGCAACATTGCCATACTTTGAGAATCAAAGTCGCAATAGATACGTCTGAAATAATAAACAAATGATAAAATAACATTTGCAGAGAGTAAAGGGTCCAGGGGAATGAGGAGAGAAAGAACCTTCAGATTTAGCAGAGGAGAAGCTTCAAGTAAACTAACAGGCTGATCTAATGCACTGTATGCAGCTTCCGAAATTGCACAAGCAGACAATGCGCCAACGGGTTGGCTGCCGCCACAATTAATAACACTCTTTGCATATGAGCTGTTTGTAGTGCTATCTGCAGTAGATATGCCCTCATCAATATCATACGAGAATTGGATAAGCTGGTTACCATAAGCGTTTCTAACTGTTCCGTCATAAGCAGTATGCAGATCGCGCATGAAATACATGAGCTTTCGATTAAGAGTCCCAGGAAGCTCAGCATTATTACTAAAAGAACCATCTCGACTTGTGACTGAATGAACAAAGCATTCAACTGGATTTAGGCCAGTCAAGAACGAACTTTTAACAACAGCAGATGGGATATATGACTCAATGGACTCAAAATTTCTGCCAACCTCCTGAACAATACCACGTGCTTTTTGATCATTCCATGCATCACATGAGAGCTGGTTCGGAAACTTGAATGATAAGGGAACCAGTGAATGCTGCAAACCAAGACACATACAGTGCTGAACCAACTTCAGCATATTACCCTTACTTCCGGCCTTAAACATAGCCAGTAAAGAGTTATCCACACCGGCATATTTGTATGCTAAATTTTGAACATCACGGAAACCTTCCTTGATAGCATCTACTGTGACCTGACTAAGAGCAGCAGTTTTCTGCTTCTGATAACAAAAATGTTCTGAACCAAAAGTCAAAGGACTTTGACTTTTGTTCTCATCATAGCCCATAAGAAAATCCTGAAAAGAATCAAGCATCAACTGTCTGATAGTACATGCCTCCTCTGCTTCTTGTAACCCATAGAAGATCTCCTCCATCAAGTTTTTCCTTGAACATGTATCTGAAGCAAGATACAAGTCTGAGAGAGAAACACTCAAGCCCCTCATTGACAACCACTCACATAGAACTCCCTGAGCAGAAAAGAAGATGTCAAGTACCTGACCGTGGCAATGTTCCGTAAGACTTTGGAAAAGATTCCCACTGGTGTCTCGCAGCCAAGAAGAACCTTCAGAAGAAGCTATAAGCTCCCCATTGCTGATATAAACACCATTGGAAGGAAAAGCATAGTCAAAATCTGCAGGTAGAAACATGCTGACAATCTGCTTTGCTGTCCAAGAAACGGAATTACCAGAAGGATGTTTTATTACTGCTGGTAATGGCAGTTCATGGGGACAAAGCATATTCAGTTGTTGCATTTGAAATTTATTCATCAAAGTGCCATCTTCCGTGATGAGATAGAAAGCAGTTAAACTATCTTGACTGAGAGACATAAGGTTGGTACCACTCTGCCCGTTAACTAATTGCTTATCTAATGCAACAAGCTCTGTAAGCTCAACTCTAGTCTCCACAGATTGAGGAACATAACCGTGAAGGCAATCACCATCAAAATCTCCTTGAAAAGGAGAGCAACACAGTGGATTTATTGACACTACAGAGTTTACTGGTAGGACCTTTGTGGTTAAAGCTATTAGAGAATGTTGATGTATTGATGGAGGCCTATTTATCAACACAACATCTCCATTGCTCAATGCCCTGTATATGATATCTCCCATCTCCAGTTCTTCTGGTTTACGTATCCTAACTAGACTGTCATTTCTACGAACATGTATGTCTCCTCTCCCATCAGGGCCAAGGCGCAGCTGGCAAAACACAAACAACTTCTCAAAGTTATATTGGTTCAGATTCTCAGAGATCTGCATTTTCTCTGCAATATGACGGGGAATGCCAATCTCACTCAGCTTGATATTTGGATCACCCACAACAACCATTCGGAAACAGTGATCACTTCTCTTTCCAAGAACAACATCTTTAATCCATCTCAAGCCAGATGTTCTAGAAGGAGAGTCTTTGATCTTTTGTTGCTCAACTGAAATTGAATCTCTGCCTGTTTTCTCTTTGTTTATCTGCGCATTAATAGCATGAACATTAGGAAGCACCATCTTGTCTAAGAGATTACAGAAAAACAGAAACTTAACTCAGTAGCTTGCCTTGGAAATTTTAAGGCAGTCCAAAACACGAGAACCCAACTCGTTTGCAGTGCCTCTGAAATCCACTAGTTTCCTGTAAGCTCTAGTCCGGTCATCCTATTCACATTCATCAAAGCAGAAACAAGAGGAAGCAAAAACCAGAACCATGGATTATTAGGGAACTTATGAAACAAAAAGCCAAGTACAGAGGTAAAAAAGACTTACAAACATCAATGACTGGCCATTATTAAATGAATACATAACTTCTGTCACACGATGACAATTGGGAGTTACGAGGAAACAGTCCAAAGAAAGTGAGCTGGTAGTTGGAACGAACTTTGTGATGAAATTTGAATCAACATCGCTCAACAAAAAATGAACCTTAAAGGCAGAAAGTGAGCATTGTATAAAAAAGAGGTGTGAATAATTAGAAAGCATGGCACAAAAATGACAACCATTTGGTATATAAAGAAAAAGAATACACACATCAGATATACATTTATACACACATACATGTACGAATGTACATATTCACACACACACACTAATAGACAGAGACAGAGAGAGGGAGAAAGAGATCTGAAAAGCACGGTTGGATATTAAAGGCAAGAAACTGAAATAGATTGCATATGAAAGAGAGACTTTGACAGTGTACCCAACAATGGCACATCTAGAGACAGATTGGTAAGTTTACTTTATGGTTAGTATGGTAACAATTATTTACAGAATTTTATTTATACCCTCCTCCCCCCCCCCCCCCCCCCCCCCGNGGCAGAGAACGAGCACTTGACCACTGGGAGAGTGAAAATGGGTACTGAGAACATTTTTTCTTTTCTTTTGAGAAATAAATTAAGGAAAACAACCTGATACAAAGAAACAAAAGTCCAAACATGCATACTACCTAGATGCACTTTCATGTATCTCATAAAAAGAGGTATAGGCATACATGTATAAATACAGAGGTATATTTAGTAAATATAAACATTATATATGTGCAGAAGTAAAATTTCTTGTATCTGATGGTTTCTTAATTAGAAGAGCTAATTACATGGATATATAATAGGACCAAGGTATAAGCATACAAAGAGAGGTATATTAAGTTACTCAGTATATACATGCATTATATATGTGCAATACCAAACTTTCATACATATTCTTGTATCTGAGGATTTCTTAGACTGAAGAGATGGTTTCATAGACATAATAGGACCAAGGTACCTGGGCGTGAGATAGAACTTTTCTATGAGGATTTGTGTTCGTTTCATCATGTTGGGGATCTTTGGGAATGAAGTCCCAATAATCAGGAGGCAATTCTCCAGCTGCTTCTACTATTATTGTGCTTCTTCTGAAAAGCTCTCTTGAAGAAACTTTGAACCTCATTCTTGGGTAGTCAGATGAACCTCCCTGATAATTAAAATTATCAAGACTTGAGCTACAATGGCAGAGAAAGATAGAAAGAAAGAAAATTAACTTGATGAGACAAACTCACAAAGCAATATCTGCAGCCCTTCCGTTCAGAGCCCTGATACAGGCATAATAAGAGATAATCAGTAACTAATTAAATGCACATTATTAACAACAAGAAGACAACCAGTCCTCCCCATTTAGCATGAAAGTACAACAAAATAAAATTTCACAACAAATTTGAAAAGTAAACAAAACGAATCAACTTAAACCATTAACCATCAAGGGAATCATATTAACCGGTCTTCCATGGTGATGGTACTAAATACGAGTCACATATATTCAATGATGTTGAGATCAGTGGTACCTGACCTTGACCCTTACACCCTGCTTGATGGCTTTACATGCTGGGCAAATCTTGTTTAAGATAAGAGAAACTTCTGATAGATAGTACGGATGGAGTATTGAACATGGAAACTTGATGGACCCAAAATGACCTAAAAATTAACAAGTCATTACCACCAATTCCAGAAATGGTAACAGAGTTCTTAATGGAAATAAGTGAAATATCCCACACACCATCACACAACTTTGTATCTTGAGCACCACAAGTAGAACACTGAGATGTTGGATTTGGAAGTCCCAACTTTGGATCATTCACCTGAGCCGCTGTCTCGATTAATAATGTTGATATTTTCTCCTGTTACAGAATTGAAGTGTTATTTGATAGTGCAGATGCATGACAGTATACTTAAACTATGTAACTCATAGTCCCTTCATACTTATAAAGGCTCATACATTTCATATCATAGGCTGAAAGTGGAAATGCACACATGTGTGCCTGCATACCAAAGACTATCTTTTTATGTATAATTTCCATATCAAGAACCTGTGATTAGAAACTGGACAATGATAAATGAAAGTGGAGTTTCAATCACCATGTACATGAAGCATATGGTTCAAAGTATAGGGGAAAAAATCTACTGAAGAAACCATGACACTAACAACCACAAAACCTCTAACAAAAGTTACAAAACCAACATACACATTTAATCTTATACTAAATAAAGCATTTTAGAAAAATCACATACAAATGATAAGCTCTATAAATGTTATGAAAATAAATCTCGTGCTTATAGCAAAAACCATATACTGTTACATGCTTACCGTATCTTCCCGAGTAGAAACATTTAGATGTACCCCAGTTATGCAAGCACGTGGCAATTGTTCTCCATGATTCAATTCATTGTCCATGGGGCTTGATTACTTCTAAATTTTACAGAAACAAATCAAGCAGCCTACATAGATAGCCATGAGCGTTTAACAGCATACCATAAATATGTTACTAATAAAAATGAAAAAGGAAAAAACAGCATTCTAGGAAAATGTATAGCCCCCCATCACTCTGCATTATAATACTTCTACTCAGTTGAGATAAAATTGTGAGTTCATTTGCAAGCTTCATTACAAGATTCTGATGATGAATGCATGTCGAACTTATTTGCGAATTCAGATTGTGTAGCACCATAAAACAGTCAATAAGCATGACAAGACCTACAAGCACCAATTTACTTACAAAGTGACATCTAGCAAGACATCTCCAGTATGTCAACAGTCATTCAAACCTAACAAAACATTCCAAAGAAAAAAAAAATTATCACAAAATTTATCACTAGAAAGTAGAAACTCGTATCCCTTAAACAGAAACCATTCTTTCACCAGCTTAATCCTTCATAATTCAAACAAACATAAAACACATTGGAGGTACCAGAAAACACCTTGATCCTCCTAAACAATCCAAAAAACTAACATTACCATGGATGAAGAACACAAAAAACACAAGATTTTAATCTGCATTGTGCAAATGTCCGTTCTTTTCAACCCCCTCCATGATAAACACAACATGCAGACCATCAAACACAGCAAAACGCATCAAATTTCAAAAACCAACCAACAATGATGTAGGAAAACTCAAAACAGCACACAATCATCCAAAACAAACCAAACCCGTTTCAAAAAAAATGCACAGACAAAAAAAAAGTGTTTGAGAAGAGCAATGAGAATAGAGCATGATCATCCTCTAGAAGTAAAACAAAGAAAGCAGCATTAATCCCATAACCAAAGTCCCAAAAAGATTGAAAATTTATACTCACTTTGGCTCAAAGAATGTTTCTTTTTCAGGAGAAAACAGAGTGAGCGAGCGCCCAACAACACCGAGCCCAATGAAAAAGGCAGCAAACACAGAAAATCTGTGAAGGATGAAAAAGATGGGTGTGAAAGCGATGTCGTTTCGTCTGAAAGAGAGAGCTCTGTGTCTCTCTTATCAGAGTTTGACGCCGCCGGTTTGCTCCAACCAAAGAAGGGAGACAGCTTCTTCAGTAGTGACGCCCAGTTCAAGAGACGCAGGACTTAAAAAGACCCGAGGCCTAGAGAAACAGAGAAAGAGAGACAGAGCTGTGTGTTTGGTTTGTGTCAGATTACAAGCCCTTTCTTTTGCTCTATTTACCCACCACACCCCTTTTGCCCTTCTTCTCTTTTAGTTTTCACCATATTTATTATCTGACAAACAGAGTTAATGGCTTTTACCAAAATAGACCAGGTTATTGGTGAATCTTTGCTATTTTTGAATTGCACAAGTCTCTGTTTAGATGTGTTTGCTCACCTAAATGACATGTATTAATTTCGTTTGAAACAATAATGTATGTTTTGTTTAGGTTTGAAAAGAAGTGTACAATGGTTAAAAGATTTCGTTTAATGAAACATAACAAGTATGAAATTTATGTGAAGTTTTGTTCGAACTCTAAAAGCCTTAACGATATTTAAGAGTTGAGTTTACTTTTGTTGCCACTTATTATATATGATTGAGAAAAGTATGATTTTGTTATGATTATTGGTAGACCTTGATACTTAAGGAATATGAGAGAAATTTTTAACCTTAATGTTCAAATGTATGAAGAACTGGTCATGTTATGCATAAAATTTTAGTAAATGTTCTTTGAGTTAGAATAATTTCTCTATGCACTAGACTGTACATCAAGTGAGGTAAAATGACACGTGCTAAAATGTAGTAATCTTTGATCAATGATTACTATGTACGTTTGATACGTTATGTTTATATCATTATAGATTGATTATTTCATCAAAATTTTGTATTTATACGACGCAAAAAGGTAAATTGTACGTTTCATAATATGTCAGTTATTCATAATAATTTAGACGTGTAACGCATTACGTCAAACTTTTCGTATCACACAAAATCTACATGTCAAATGTGAAACGAGTATATATAGTCCAATAAGCAAAAATGATGAAGAAAATCACCATTAATATCCAATGAGATTAAGGTGAATAACACCATTCATTTCAATAGTGAAGATGACATGAGAAGAATTTGGAGAAGTGGTACATGTTCTCTTGCTAATGGAATTTTTTGGTTATTTGAATGCAAGCCAGACTTCATACCTGGTGCTAATCTGCCTCAAACACACACCCAAGTGTGGATACGAATTTATGGATTAAGCCAAGATTATTGGCATCCTCGCCATGTCATGGAGATTGCCCGTGGGGTAGGGACACCATTGCAGATAGACAAAGCAACGAGGGAGCGTCAATTTGGTTATTATGCCCGCATCTTGGTTGATATTGAACTAAGTCAAGATCTGCCAACTTCTCTTATGGTGGAAAAAGGTAATCATGTTTTCTCGGTTAATATTTCTTATGAGAATTTGCCACATCATTTTAAGAAACAGGAGAAGTCAAGAGGTCGCTCTCGTGACGACCATGCTGCAAGCAGTATGGGTAAGAAACTCCGTCAAGAATATAGAATCAAAGCTACTCTGAATATTGTCTCACACACTGAAGTGACTGAACAACCGGATACTGAGATTGTTTCTCTTGAGAATGTGCATGAGGTACACCAGGAGCCATTTGTTCCATTGGTTGACCAAAATGCTTTAGTTGATTCGCAGAGTGATGAGATTATCGGGCCTATTGATTCAACAGTGGCGGTGTTGGTTTGTCCAAGTGAACCACAATTAGAGAGCATTGTTACAACAAGATCTGCATGTAATATTGTTAATGTTACTGTTAGTAACAACTTTGAGATCCTTGGTGAAATGCAAGAATAGCCTATTGTTGCAAATGAACAAGAGATAGTGGGACTCCCTTCAAACAATTTAGTTGACTATGACGATTCTACTTTAGTAGAACATAATGTTCATAAAATTTGTTGGAGCGATCTAGAAAATGAAGAACCTCTTGGTAATATAGTTTATGCTCAATCTAAGGTTAGATATGAAACCTGGTTTGATTAGGGTGAAGCAGCTTCAGATGTTAATCTTCTCCGTGCTCTCCCAAAACAAAAGAATTCCAAGGAAAAACATTGTCGATCGAGTCCAAGGTATCATTCACGCAATCGGACACCTACAGTGTGTCTAAACCTTTAGTCTAGTTTGATCAATTCGATTCCAACCATTTGCATGGTTTGTTTAATGTCTCGTGCATCTTTACCTTTTGTTAAAAGGGGGTTCTGGTTAATGTCTCTCCTTTTCTTGTTGATTTCTTCTTTTTTATTTAATAAAGCTTAATTTCTTTTGCCAAAAAAAAACAGTAAGGTGAATAACTTAACAAAATAAAAATAAAAAAGGTTAAAAACCCGTAATATTGTATTTTTTTTTTACTGAGTGTAGAGTGTGGGACCCTTACTGCAAACGCGAGCAAACAGTAAGTAGAGGATTTGATGATGATGATGTGAGGTAAAAAGTAAAAAAGACACAGCCAAAAGGGCAAAGACGTCAAACACGGACCACGTCAGGCGGTCAGGGTAAGCGAACAACAAAGTGGGCCCGGTTAAGGGCCATCGTCAGATTCTAAAGAGCCCTTTTCTCTTCTGAAACCGAAAGGTGGGCCCCACTCTTCACGTTTCTTCTATTGCTATTCTCAATTTTTCCTTCTTCTTTTTTTCTTAAATCCTTTTCT encodes the following:
- the LOC101311090 gene encoding DNA-directed RNA polymerase D subunit 1-like; translated protein: MDNELNHGEQLPRACITGVHLNVSTREDTEKISTLLIETAAQVNDPKLGLPNPTSQCSTCGAQDTKLCDGHFGSIKFPCSILHPYYLSEVSLILNKICPACKAIKQGVRVKGSERKGCRYCFVSSSDYPRMRFKVSSRELFRRSTIIVEAAGELPPDYWDFIPKDPQHDETNTNPHRKVLSHAQVHFLLSDVDSNFITKFVPTTSSLSLDCFLVTPNCHRVTEVMYSFNNGQSLMFDDRTRAYRKLVDFRGTANELGSRVLDCLKISKINKEKTGRDSISVEQQKIKDSPSRTSGLRWIKDVVLGKRSDHCFRMVVVGDPNIKLSEIGIPRHIAEKMQISENLNQYNFEKLFVFCQLRLGPDGRGDIHVRRNDSLVRIRKPEELEMGDIIYRALSNGDVVLINRPPSIHQHSLIALTTKVLPVNSVVSINPLCCSPFQGDFDGDCLHGYVPQSVETRVELTELVALDKQLVNGQSGTNLMSLSQDSLTAFYLITEDGTLMNKFQMQQLNMLCPHELPLPAVIKHPSGNSVSWTAKQIVSMFLPADFDYAFPSNGVYISNGELIASSEGSSWLRDTSGNLFQSLTEHCHGQVLDIFFSAQGVLCEWLSMRGLSVSLSDLYLASDTCSRKNLMEEIFYGLQEAEEACTIRQLMLDSFQDFLMGYDENKSQSPLTFGSEHFCYQKQKTAALSQVTVDAIKEGFRDVQNLAYKYAGVDNSLLAMFKAGSKGNMLKLVQHCMCLGLQHSLVPLSFKFPNQLSCDAWNDQKARGIVQEVGRNFESIESYIPSAVVKSSFLTGLNPVECFVHSVTSRDGSFSNNAELPGTLNRKLMYFMRDLHTAYDGTVRNAYGNQLIQFSYDIDEGISTADSTTNSSYAKSVINCGGSQPVGALSACAISEAAYSALDQPVSLLEASPLLNLKNILECGSKRSSAKQTMSLFLSDKLDRHRHGFEYGALEVKNHLEGLNFSDIVSTVMIMFSSQSGSKMRFSPWVSHFHISKEIVRRRRLNVQSIIEALYAMCNSAGADLKIMIIGRECDCCSTPNDTFCISVTLTEKYNNSSKELDKTRVLVIPFLLKTVVKGFLEIKKVDILWIDRPGSSGELCLRVSMSGKTRKGTTLWNMLMDDCIPVMDMIDWSRSHPDNVHDICTAYGIDVGQKHFLNKLESATKDVGKTILPQHLLLVADCLSATGEFVSLNAKGIGQQLEHASVIAPFMQACFSTPGPCLVKAAKVGVVDNLQGSLDALTWGNTPSLGSGGQFDIIFSKGPVSSKPIKVYDLLSSQIITNPQNGFEMSDAPIHLSDKFVAPNMYKNGYLRKWESITKSVLRENLTIQDIDRLSQALKNILQKYDVNERINDMDKQVLMMVLRFHPHGDRKIGLGIKEVKVGHHPDHENVRCFMLVRTDGTIEDVSYHKCICGAYDIIAPHRAKGYRVRYMSRGPR